One segment of Vulcanisaeta thermophila DNA contains the following:
- a CDS encoding isopentenyl phosphate kinase encodes MGLFLIKLGGSSISDKTKPLSYREDWVRGFSRVVLKFLREGHQFIFIHGGGSFAHPLALSYGLSRYVDEQQTVGISLTSAVLFNLSFKLTMTMTKEGLPIYPIRTGSIYAVNNGKPQLLIDTAHLRLIMSRGLIPMLFGDVVPSDEGFSIISGDDIMLDLGMRLRPNTAVFLTDVRGVLDPNGNLIKVVKSLDVTIREMGHIDVTGGLIKKLRVALELSRYARTYLCGIWDLDSIRDVLSGGEPLGCTEFRTE; translated from the coding sequence ATGGGGCTGTTCCTAATAAAGCTAGGTGGTAGTTCAATAAGTGATAAGACAAAGCCCCTGAGTTACAGGGAGGATTGGGTTAGGGGGTTTAGCAGGGTGGTCCTTAAATTCCTAAGGGAGGGCCACCAATTCATATTCATACACGGAGGTGGAAGCTTCGCACACCCACTGGCCCTATCCTACGGGCTTAGTAGGTATGTTGATGAACAACAGACGGTGGGTATCTCCCTAACCTCGGCGGTGCTATTCAACCTAAGTTTTAAATTAACAATGACGATGACAAAGGAGGGCTTGCCCATATACCCCATCAGGACAGGCTCCATATACGCAGTAAACAACGGCAAGCCCCAACTACTCATTGACACGGCGCACCTGAGGTTAATAATGAGTAGGGGGTTAATACCCATGCTCTTTGGCGATGTGGTCCCAAGCGATGAGGGGTTCTCCATAATTAGTGGTGATGATATAATGCTAGACCTAGGCATGAGGCTGAGACCCAACACGGCCGTGTTCCTAACAGACGTGAGAGGTGTCCTGGACCCCAACGGTAACTTAATAAAGGTGGTTAAGTCCCTAGACGTAACCATCAGGGAGATGGGACACATAGACGTAACGGGGGGACTCATCAAGAAGCTTAGGGTGGCCCTTGAGCTATCAAGATACGCCAGGACATACCTCTGCGGCATCTGGGACTTGGACTCGATCAGGGATGTGCTAAGTGGTGGGGAGCCCCTAGGATGTACCGAGTTCAGGACCGAGTGA
- a CDS encoding alpha/beta hydrolase family protein has product MKALALHGYGSSPEKINWLVGPLRSLGLEVITPGYTDFNDGLRKSEEVLKSDNDTYIVAGHSMGGSIALLLASMYGNVRCVISVSGPTDRVAQVRWLSEGEPGSIRRRTYEELLRGGGVDEDFLRGTSPINYIKPGMPPVLFIHGTEDELVPIWHPEIYIERARGLGNVVELVKVEGMRHTPRGRDIHVIARAIEDFVKRNCWV; this is encoded by the coding sequence ATGAAGGCATTGGCACTGCATGGTTATGGGTCAAGCCCCGAAAAGATAAACTGGCTCGTGGGGCCCCTGAGGTCCCTGGGCCTTGAGGTCATCACGCCAGGTTATACGGATTTTAATGACGGGTTGAGGAAGTCCGAGGAGGTGCTTAAAAGCGACAATGACACCTACATAGTCGCTGGGCACTCCATGGGTGGCTCAATAGCATTGCTGCTGGCCTCAATGTACGGTAACGTTAGGTGCGTGATATCCGTTTCCGGCCCCACGGACAGGGTGGCTCAGGTGAGGTGGCTCAGTGAGGGCGAGCCTGGCAGTATTAGGAGGAGGACCTACGAGGAGTTACTACGCGGTGGTGGTGTTGATGAGGATTTCCTGAGGGGGACATCACCAATTAACTACATCAAGCCTGGCATGCCGCCCGTGTTATTCATACACGGCACCGAGGACGAGTTAGTCCCCATTTGGCACCCCGAGATTTACATCGAGAGGGCTCGGGGGTTGGGTAACGTGGTCGAGCTCGTTAAGGTTGAGGGTATGAGGCACACGCCCAGGGGTAGGGATATCCACGTAATAGCCAGGGCCATTGAGGACTTCGTTAA